The following proteins come from a genomic window of bacterium:
- a CDS encoding alpha/beta hydrolase, protein MIKNNFINVSGIKLHVVEAGPKDGPLVLLLHGFPEYWKCWDLQIKPLIDAGYRLIMPDQRGYNLSDKPKRIKDYCLDVLADDMAALIDHYGGKAAVICHDWGGAVGWFLANKYPEKISKFIVLNMSHHSVMKKFLQTNLKQLRRSWYIFFFQLPFLPELYLKSKNFLTLRKGLKVGMSDAAFKNLNLDEYIATWSEPGAIESILRWYRAAVQCPPKKLPSPRITMPSLVIWGKDDPYLGVEMAKPSADMCDHHQLIIIENAGHWVQRDQPEIVNREILKFLK, encoded by the coding sequence ATGATTAAAAATAATTTTATAAACGTAAGCGGGATAAAACTTCATGTGGTAGAAGCGGGGCCAAAAGATGGACCTCTTGTTTTATTGCTTCATGGTTTCCCCGAATATTGGAAATGTTGGGATTTGCAAATAAAACCTCTTATTGACGCTGGTTATCGTCTCATTATGCCAGATCAGCGTGGCTATAATTTAAGTGATAAGCCTAAAAGAATTAAAGATTATTGTTTGGATGTTTTAGCCGATGATATGGCCGCTTTAATTGATCATTATGGTGGTAAGGCTGCTGTTATTTGTCACGATTGGGGTGGGGCGGTAGGATGGTTTTTAGCCAATAAATATCCCGAGAAAATTTCAAAATTTATTGTGCTGAATATGTCACATCACAGTGTGATGAAAAAGTTTTTACAGACCAATCTCAAGCAATTACGTCGCAGCTGGTATATTTTCTTTTTTCAGCTTCCTTTTTTGCCGGAGCTTTATCTTAAATCGAAAAATTTCTTAACTTTAAGAAAAGGGCTTAAGGTAGGGATGTCGGATGCGGCTTTTAAAAACCTTAATTTGGATGAGTACATTGCCACTTGGAGTGAGCCGGGTGCTATTGAAAGTATTTTACGTTGGTATAGGGCGGCGGTGCAATGCCCGCCTAAAAAATTACCTAGCCCGCGTATTACCATGCCGTCGCTGGTGATTTGGGGAAAAGATGATCCATATTTGGGTGTGGAGATGGCTAAACCCAGTGCGGATATGTGTGATCATCACCAATTGATTATTATAGAAAATGCCGGTCATTGGGTGCAGCGGGATCAACCCGAGATTGTGAATCGGGAAATTCTTAAATTTTTAAAATAA
- a CDS encoding heavy metal translocating P-type ATPase, with product MDVAASQHVTDPVCGMTVTTQVPDKIFYNNQTYYFCCDGCKNTFEQDPEHHLNKPKLNFDCCPTSALPSIKPGEKTYYTCPMHLEIKQDKPGICPKCGMALELVGGIDAENIELKSMQKRFWVSLAFNIPLFLLAMLPMMGLRKIIPLTVFQSHIAELILALPILTWGAWPFYERAILSIKHQSANMFTLIGMGVLASLLYSLAAVFYPEFFPVIYRTHHGTVGTYFEAAATIITLVLLGQVLELRAREKTSKAISGLLSLAPKTALLIVNGEAKEIALEQVKEGDRLKVLEGARIPVDGDVLSGESTVDESMMTGESFPIDKVPGDAVLGGTINLSKILEIRATKVGTDSMLSQIVQAVQKASMSRAPLQNRADMLAKYFVPIVFLVSFITILVWALWGPAPGYVYGLINAVSVLLIACPCAFGLATPVSIVVGMGRAAGLGILFKNAETLERLGDTQHIVVDKTGTLTEGKPVIDDILVSPDFGRKRAVSLALALEQNSRHPLAHAFKQLADPLSEVLLLTDVANIPGRGLKAMLNHQEVLFGNEKLIDENNIPKKEFAQHIERLKKEGKTLLLLAFCQKLVAIFGAVDPVKESTPRALKLLSDLKIPVTMLTGDQPMAAKRVADSLNIPFEAGLMPQDKLAFIKKLQEAGTIVAMAGDGINDAPGLTQANIGIAMGNGSDLAIEAAGVTLVKGDLEHITKAILLSRTVVKNIKQNLFFAFIYNAIGIPVAAGIFYPISGMVLWPMTAALAMSLSSVSVIGNALRLKKIKV from the coding sequence ATGGATGTGGCAGCTTCCCAACATGTAACCGACCCCGTTTGTGGGATGACTGTTACTACGCAAGTCCCTGATAAAATTTTTTACAATAATCAGACCTATTATTTTTGTTGCGATGGTTGTAAAAACACCTTTGAACAAGACCCCGAACATCATTTAAATAAGCCTAAATTAAATTTTGATTGTTGTCCCACTTCCGCTTTGCCTTCTATTAAGCCAGGAGAAAAAACTTATTATACTTGCCCCATGCATTTGGAGATTAAGCAAGATAAACCCGGTATTTGTCCCAAATGTGGCATGGCGTTGGAATTAGTGGGAGGCATTGATGCGGAAAATATTGAACTTAAAAGCATGCAAAAACGCTTTTGGGTGAGTCTTGCTTTTAATATTCCTCTTTTTTTACTGGCGATGCTTCCTATGATGGGGCTGCGTAAGATTATACCGTTAACTGTTTTTCAATCTCATATAGCCGAACTTATTTTAGCTTTGCCTATTTTAACTTGGGGAGCATGGCCTTTTTATGAAAGGGCGATTTTATCTATTAAGCATCAATCGGCAAATATGTTTACGCTTATTGGTATGGGGGTGTTGGCCTCTCTTTTGTACAGTTTAGCTGCTGTTTTCTACCCTGAGTTCTTTCCCGTTATTTATCGAACGCATCATGGCACCGTTGGTACTTATTTTGAGGCTGCAGCAACAATTATAACACTGGTATTGTTGGGGCAGGTTTTGGAGCTGCGTGCGCGCGAAAAAACATCCAAGGCCATTTCTGGTTTGCTGAGTCTGGCTCCTAAAACAGCCTTGCTTATTGTTAATGGCGAAGCAAAAGAGATTGCACTCGAACAAGTTAAAGAGGGTGATAGGCTTAAAGTATTAGAGGGTGCCCGTATCCCTGTGGATGGAGATGTATTAAGCGGTGAAAGTACGGTAGATGAATCAATGATGACGGGCGAAAGTTTTCCTATTGATAAAGTGCCTGGCGATGCCGTCTTAGGTGGTACTATTAATCTTTCTAAAATTCTGGAAATTCGCGCAACCAAAGTGGGCACTGACAGTATGCTTTCACAAATTGTACAGGCTGTTCAAAAAGCAAGCATGAGCCGAGCGCCGCTCCAAAATAGAGCAGATATGTTGGCGAAATATTTTGTGCCCATTGTTTTTTTAGTTTCGTTTATAACCATTTTAGTATGGGCACTATGGGGACCAGCTCCCGGTTATGTTTATGGACTTATTAATGCCGTGTCGGTTCTTTTAATTGCTTGTCCCTGCGCTTTTGGTTTGGCTACGCCCGTCTCCATAGTAGTTGGAATGGGAAGGGCTGCAGGTTTAGGTATTTTATTTAAAAATGCCGAAACACTGGAGCGTTTGGGTGATACCCAACATATTGTTGTCGATAAAACAGGAACATTAACGGAGGGAAAACCTGTTATTGATGATATTTTGGTATCACCCGATTTTGGGCGCAAAAGGGCTGTTAGTCTTGCCTTGGCCTTAGAGCAAAATAGTCGGCATCCCTTAGCTCATGCATTTAAACAATTAGCCGACCCCCTCAGTGAAGTGCTGTTGCTTACCGATGTAGCCAATATTCCGGGGCGTGGTTTAAAAGCCATGCTCAACCATCAGGAAGTTTTATTTGGAAATGAAAAACTAATTGATGAAAACAATATTCCAAAAAAAGAGTTTGCGCAGCATATTGAGAGGCTTAAAAAAGAAGGGAAAACACTTCTTTTGTTAGCTTTTTGTCAAAAGCTAGTGGCAATTTTTGGAGCGGTGGATCCGGTTAAAGAATCAACTCCTCGTGCGTTAAAACTATTGTCCGATTTAAAGATCCCGGTAACAATGTTAACGGGTGATCAACCCATGGCCGCAAAACGTGTGGCGGATAGTTTGAATATCCCTTTTGAAGCGGGCCTTATGCCTCAGGATAAACTGGCATTCATCAAAAAATTGCAGGAAGCTGGAACAATCGTTGCTATGGCGGGAGACGGTATTAACGATGCGCCGGGTTTAACACAGGCCAATATTGGTATTGCGATGGGTAACGGAAGTGATTTGGCTATTGAGGCTGCCGGTGTAACGCTTGTAAAAGGCGATTTAGAACATATTACCAAGGCTATTTTGTTATCACGAACTGTAGTTAAGAACATAAAGCAAAATCTCTTTTTTGCCTTTATCTACAATGCCATTGGTATTCCTGTTGCGGCTGGTATTTTTTATCCGATCTCAGGCATGGTGTTATGGCCAATGACGGCGGCATTAGCTATGAGTTTAAGTTCGGTATCGGTTATCGGTAATGCTTTAAGGCTAAAAAAAATTAAGGTTTAA
- a CDS encoding DUF167 domain-containing protein: MKIAVAVKTNARHEKVEKLSDTQYKVSVNAPPVEGRANEAIIKILSRYFNIAPSKIVLLKGQASKNKIFEVLAA; encoded by the coding sequence ATGAAAATAGCTGTCGCCGTAAAGACCAATGCTCGTCATGAAAAAGTGGAAAAGCTATCGGATACCCAGTACAAGGTTTCGGTAAATGCTCCTCCTGTTGAGGGACGAGCCAATGAGGCTATCATTAAAATATTATCTCGGTATTTTAATATCGCGCCATCCAAGATTGTTCTTTTAAAAGGCCAGGCGTCTAAAAATAAAATTTTTGAGGTGTTGGCAGCATGA